A single Drechmeria coniospora strain ARSEF 6962 chromosome 03, whole genome shotgun sequence DNA region contains:
- a CDS encoding tRNA ligase, with translation MATPIMPQNTQEVAQVLDVLEEARKEKKKGAFSVKKTTFIVKHSRRGIQVESWRLQDWDYKRPDLPTYARGFFTTKIPDKKPEIAIRGYDKFFNVGEVRETHWESISAMTQPPYELTLKENGCIIFISGLEDETLLVCSKHSTGDRSDVEISHARAGEDWLAKQLAMIGKTKGELASELHRRNATAVAELCDDSFEEHVLAYSPERAGLYLHGVNLNLPEFTTYPSSAVQEFADQWGFHKTGLIIMNDIGNVKAFLEEKAQSGAYDGRDVEGFVIRCKMSSSPGSTPYRDWFFKYKFEEPYLMYRLWRECTKALIAGRQPKFKKHVAITQEYLIYAQKRLASDPLLGQLYNQNHGIIGLRDDFLKFKNLNGADAASMGECSPVVMAEVARDLIICPVATIGCGKTTIALALTRLFGWGHVQNDDISGKGRPPRFTRAVLDQLKQYAAVFADRNNAQRHERKQIIADVKLQCRTVKLVCLNFRHDEEHINEIRKITQERVIARGDNHQTIHAESNRDKYIGVMEGFINRFEPCNTGVPPDDGFDVVINLNPTASSRANLETVVRQLHLYFPNVVKEVPSANELYAAMEVALAYKPNFHHSIPDRSNKKTGLPQQATLHTTQPRAKKRQLQYLAVDIPTATINALLEDTFQGSQTESSQFYNRLRQTRRVQEKFHVTLMHRAMSQKYPKLWTRYAHLHEAAGGGDEKLGQCELLLERVVFDDRVMAIVVRLIDSEHIWECANDVAHITVGTRDDFVKPKESNILLGKWLKGGVTEGSIGEWVFQNPPTIQGDVRGVL, from the exons ATGGCCACCCCTATCATGCCTCAGAACACTCAAGAAGTGGCTCAAGTGCTGGATGTTCTCGAGGAAGCTCGCAaagagaagaagaagggcgCCTTTTCAGTGAAGAAAACCACATTTATCGTCAAGCATTCCAGACGAGGCATCCAGGTGGAATCTTGGAGGCTTCAAGACTGGGACTATAAGCGGCCGGATCTGCCCACATATGCCCGTGGCTTCTTCACAACGAAAATACCAGACAAGAAACCCGAGATTGCCATCCGTGGTTACGATAAGTTCTTCAATGTCGGGGAAGTGAGGGAGACGCACTGGGAAAGCATATCCGCAATGACCCAACCTCCCTATGAGTTAACACTGAAGGAAAACGGCTGCATTATTTTCATATCCGGCCTTGAGGATGAGACCCTGCTCGTCTGTAGCAAGCACTCCACTGGCGACCGTTCGGATGTCGAGATTAGCCATGCCCGCGCCGGAGAGGACTGGCTTGCAAAACAACTTGCGATGATTGGTAAAACCAAAGGCGAGCTTGCCAGCGAGCTTCACCGGCGCAACGCAACCGCCGTCGCTGAACTTTGCGATGACTCTTTTGAGGAACATGTTCTTGCGTATAGTCCTGAAAGGGCTGGCCTATATCTACACGGCGTTAACCTCAACCTCCCCGAGTTCACAACTTACCCCAGCTCAGCCGTTCAGGAGTTTGCAGATCAATGGGGCTTCCATAAGACAGGCTTGATTATCATGAACGATATTGGGAATGTCAAGGCATTTCTTGAGGAGAAAGCTCAGTCCGGTGCATACGACGGCCGTGATGTTGAGGGCTTTGTCATACGCTGCAAGATGAGTTCTAGCCCAGGCTCAACTCCCTATCGAGATTGGTTTTTTAAGTACAAGTTTGAAGAGCCGTATCTCATGTATCGCCTGTGGCGAGAATGCACAAAAGCACTCATCGCCGGCAGGCAGCCGAAGTTCAAGAAGCACGTAGCTATCACTCAGGAGTACTTGATTTACGCTCAAAAGCGCCTGGCATCGGACCCTCTGTTAGGTCAGTTGTACAACCAGAATCATGGTATCATTGGACTGCGCGACGATTTTTTAAAGTTCAAGAACCTCAACGGGGCAGACGCTGCCAGCATGGGCGAGTGCAGCCCTGTTGTCATGGCAGAGGTTGCCAGGGACTTAATCATATGCCCTGTTGCTACAATCGGTTGCGGCAAGACTACCATTGCCCTCGCCTTAACACGTCTGTTTGGATGGGGTCACGTTCAGAATGATGATATTTCCGGGAAAGGGCGCCCTCCTCGGTTTACCAGGGCTGTTCTCGACCAGCTGAAACAATATGCTGCTGTCTTCGCCGACCGAAACAACGCGCAGAGACATGAGCGAAAACAGATTATTGCAGACGTTAAGTTGCAGTGCAGAACCGTCAAATTGGTCTGCCTCAATTTCCGTCATGATGAAGAGCACATTAATGAGATCCGCAAGATCACGCAGGAGAGAGTTATAGCTCGGGGCGATAATCATCAGACCATTCACGCAGAATCAAACCGAGATAAGTACATTGGGGTTATGGAAGGGTTCATCAACCGCTTCGAGCCATGCAACACCGGTGTGCCACcggacgacggcttcgacgtgGTGATAAACTTGAATCCTACTGCATCGAGCCGAGCGAACCTTGAAACAGTGGTGAGACAGCTGCACCTGTATTTCCCCAATGTCGTTAAGGAGGTCCCATCTGCAAATGAGCTTTATGCCGCCATGGAGGTGGCATTGGCATACAAACCCAACTTTCACCACTCCATTCCTGATCGGTCGAACAAGAAGACTGGTTTACCCCAGCAAGCCACATTGCATACGACACAGCCGAGAGCGAAGAAAAGGCAGCTGCAGTATCTGGCCGTCGATATCCCTACAGCCACCATCAATGCACTTCTTGAAGATACCTTTCAAGGAAGTCAGACAGAATCATCGCAATTTTATAACCGATTGAGGCAGACCAGGAGGGTACAGGAGAAATTCCATGTGACACTCATGCATCGTGCCATGTCCCAGAAGTACCCGAAGCTATGGACACGGTATGCACATCTCCACGAAGCAGCTGGAGGTGGAGATGAGAAGCTTGGCCAGTGTGAGCTGTTGCTTGAAAGG GTTGTATTTGACGATCGCGTGATGGCTATCGTCGTGCGCCTCATTGATTCAGAACACATTTGGGAATGCGCAAACGACGTTGCTCATATTACAGTGGGGACGCGCGATGATTTCGTGAAGCCGAAGGAAAGCAACATTCTGCTTGGAAAATGGCTCAAGGGTGGTGTCACGGAAGGTAGTATTGGGGAATGGGTATTTCAGAACCCGCCAACGATCCAGGGCGATGTTAGAGGTGTGCTATAA